In Halorubrum sp. PV6, a single window of DNA contains:
- a CDS encoding M42 family peptidase, whose translation MRDFQRTFLDDLLSTASPSGFEAPSQRVWTEYVREFADEVSVDAYGNAVAVHEGDPDAPTVALTGHADEIGFIVRDVLDDGFLRIARIGGSDRTVSKGQHVTVHADEPVQGVIGQTAIHLRDPAKDEYEEISGQFVDIGAPDAETAREHVEVGDPVTFSTEVEELVDDRIAARGIDNRAGTWAAAEGLRRAADRDVDATVYAVSTVQEEVGLKGAQMVGVDLDAVDAFVAVDVTHATDNPDVDRERQGPVELGAGPVIGRGSANHPALVDLARESATGDGIDVQLQAAGTRTGTDADAFYTARGGVPSLTVSIPNRYMHTPVEVIDTGDLNALADLLAAIANGAADAAPFGVDV comes from the coding sequence ATGCGCGACTTCCAGCGCACGTTCCTCGATGACCTGCTCTCGACCGCCAGCCCCTCCGGCTTCGAAGCGCCGAGCCAGCGCGTCTGGACCGAGTACGTCCGGGAGTTCGCCGACGAGGTGTCGGTCGACGCCTACGGCAACGCCGTCGCCGTTCACGAGGGCGACCCCGACGCGCCGACCGTCGCGCTGACGGGCCACGCCGACGAGATCGGTTTCATCGTCCGCGACGTGCTCGACGACGGCTTCCTCCGGATCGCGCGGATCGGCGGCTCCGACCGGACCGTCTCGAAGGGCCAACACGTCACGGTTCACGCCGACGAGCCGGTACAGGGCGTGATCGGGCAGACCGCGATCCACCTGCGCGACCCCGCAAAAGACGAGTACGAGGAGATCTCCGGCCAGTTTGTCGACATCGGTGCGCCCGACGCCGAGACGGCGCGCGAACACGTCGAGGTCGGCGATCCCGTCACGTTCTCGACCGAAGTGGAGGAGCTCGTCGACGACCGGATCGCCGCCCGCGGAATCGACAACCGCGCCGGTACGTGGGCGGCCGCGGAGGGCCTGCGTCGCGCGGCCGACCGCGACGTCGACGCGACCGTCTACGCCGTCTCGACGGTCCAAGAGGAGGTCGGGTTAAAAGGCGCACAGATGGTGGGCGTCGACCTCGACGCGGTGGACGCGTTCGTCGCCGTCGACGTGACACACGCCACCGACAACCCGGACGTCGACAGGGAACGCCAGGGACCGGTCGAACTCGGCGCCGGACCCGTTATCGGGCGCGGCAGCGCGAACCACCCGGCGCTCGTCGACCTCGCGCGCGAGAGCGCGACCGGCGACGGCATCGACGTGCAGTTACAGGCGGCGGGCACGCGGACCGGCACCGACGCCGACGCCTTTTATACGGCTCGCGGCGGCGTCCCCTCGCTCACCGTCTCGATTCCGAACCGGTACATGCACACGCCCGTCGAAGTGATAGACACCGGCGATCTGAACGCCCTCGCCGACCTCCTCGCCGCCATCGCCAACGGCGCCGCCGACGCGGCGCCCTTCGGCGTCGACGTCTGA
- the rdfA gene encoding rod-determining factor RdfA: protein MTTEPSSVNTKVARVIRAYDLDGMGANLEAAWTGASGERTSLRDLADEFNEAVLRAALGEAGVSSVSVDVSSTYEAIRGDSGSSATRARRRLEREGVDVDAVTGDFVTHQAIHTYLTQEREASLPDASDDIADRKVETVEKLQGRVSAVAESALTALANADELDRGDYDVLVDVRAVCPNCGTDAPVGELIRQGGCGCTSDPTSDDGV, encoded by the coding sequence ATGACCACGGAACCGAGCAGCGTGAACACGAAGGTGGCGCGGGTGATTCGAGCGTACGACCTCGACGGGATGGGCGCGAACTTGGAGGCGGCGTGGACCGGCGCGTCGGGCGAGCGCACGAGCCTGCGCGACCTCGCCGACGAGTTCAACGAGGCCGTGTTACGGGCGGCCCTCGGCGAGGCCGGCGTCTCGTCGGTCTCGGTCGACGTGTCGAGCACGTACGAGGCGATCCGCGGCGACTCCGGCTCCTCGGCGACGCGGGCGCGCCGACGCCTGGAGCGCGAGGGCGTCGACGTCGACGCGGTCACGGGTGACTTCGTCACCCACCAGGCGATCCACACGTACCTCACACAGGAGCGCGAGGCGAGCCTCCCCGACGCGAGCGACGACATCGCCGACAGGAAAGTCGAGACCGTCGAGAAGCTTCAGGGTCGGGTGTCGGCGGTTGCGGAGTCGGCGCTCACCGCGCTCGCGAACGCGGACGAGTTGGACCGCGGGGACTACGACGTCCTCGTCGACGTGCGGGCCGTCTGCCCGAACTGCGGGACCGACGCTCCGGTGGGCGAACTCATCCGCCAGGGGGGCTGCGGCTGCACGAGCGACCCGACATCCGACGACGGGGTGTGA
- a CDS encoding archaea-specific SMC-related protein produces the protein MAQLPKHSVRVDVRNIGGIDEASVTLSDGVSVLTGRNATNRTSFLQALMTGLGSRQSSLKGDAEEGAVTLELDGETYTRTLRRRGDTVAFDGDPYLDDPELADLFAFLLEDNEARRAVARGDDLREIIMRPIDTDAIDAEIRECKQQRDELESEIDRLDGLEHDLPSLEADRRETVAELEAAEDELEAVREDLDDLDAGVDESRTRKQEMEAAFQKVRDARSELDDLEFDLETERSTLEELRSERDELRETVDTAEAPDRNPDRLAGRIDELRRRKRALDDDINQLGSVIGFNEDMVEGSGVDIEGDAPSDDPTATLTAGDQTTCWTCGSAVETDQIEATLDRLRELRSAKLDERNEIREEIETLTDEQSAIRQAKREIERAEERLESVEAEIESTESRIDDLEAQIEAKRETVAEREEAAESIDVDGYDEALELHREANGIELRIERLEDEIDDIDAEIEEREAALERREDLRAEREQVTDRLTDLRTRVDRIEETAVEEFNEHMATVLDILEYENLDRIWIERRETERREGRRKVTRTRFDLHIVRSSPDGTAYEDTVDHLSESEREVTGLVFALAGYLVHDVHETVPFVLLDSLEAIDSDRIARVVDYFRTHADYLVAALLPGDAAALPDEHDYVEQID, from the coding sequence ATGGCTCAACTTCCGAAGCACTCCGTTCGCGTTGATGTCCGCAATATCGGCGGCATCGACGAGGCGTCGGTGACGCTCTCCGACGGCGTCTCGGTTCTCACCGGGCGGAACGCGACCAACCGGACCTCCTTCCTCCAAGCGCTGATGACCGGGTTGGGGAGCCGCCAGAGTTCCTTAAAAGGGGACGCCGAGGAGGGTGCGGTGACGCTTGAACTTGACGGTGAGACGTACACGCGAACGCTGCGGCGCCGGGGGGACACCGTCGCCTTCGACGGCGACCCGTACCTCGACGACCCGGAGCTGGCCGACCTGTTCGCGTTCCTGCTCGAAGACAACGAGGCGCGCAGGGCGGTGGCGCGCGGCGACGACCTCCGGGAGATCATCATGCGGCCGATCGACACCGACGCGATCGACGCCGAGATCCGCGAGTGCAAACAGCAGCGCGACGAGTTAGAGTCCGAGATCGACCGCCTCGACGGCCTCGAACACGACCTCCCGTCCCTCGAAGCGGACCGCCGCGAGACGGTCGCGGAGCTGGAGGCCGCCGAAGACGAACTGGAGGCGGTCCGCGAGGACCTCGACGACCTCGACGCGGGCGTCGACGAGAGCCGGACGCGCAAACAGGAGATGGAGGCGGCGTTTCAGAAGGTTCGAGACGCCCGCTCCGAGCTCGACGACCTCGAGTTCGACCTCGAGACGGAGCGCTCGACGCTTGAGGAGCTGCGCTCCGAACGCGACGAACTCCGGGAGACGGTCGACACGGCGGAGGCTCCCGACCGGAACCCGGACCGGCTCGCCGGCCGCATCGACGAACTGCGACGCCGGAAGCGCGCGCTCGACGACGACATCAACCAACTCGGCAGCGTCATCGGGTTCAACGAGGACATGGTGGAGGGGTCGGGCGTCGACATCGAGGGCGACGCGCCGAGCGACGACCCGACGGCCACGCTGACGGCGGGCGACCAGACGACCTGCTGGACCTGCGGGTCGGCGGTCGAGACCGATCAGATCGAGGCCACGCTCGACCGACTCCGAGAGCTCCGATCGGCCAAACTCGACGAGCGCAACGAGATCCGCGAGGAGATCGAGACGCTCACCGACGAGCAGTCCGCGATCCGGCAGGCGAAACGCGAGATCGAGCGAGCCGAGGAGCGTCTCGAATCGGTGGAAGCCGAGATCGAATCGACCGAGTCGCGGATCGACGACCTGGAGGCCCAGATCGAAGCGAAACGCGAGACGGTGGCGGAACGCGAGGAGGCCGCAGAGTCGATAGACGTCGACGGCTACGACGAGGCGCTGGAACTCCACCGCGAGGCGAACGGGATCGAACTCCGGATCGAGCGGCTCGAAGACGAGATCGACGACATCGACGCGGAGATCGAAGAGCGCGAGGCCGCACTCGAACGGCGCGAGGACCTGCGCGCGGAGCGCGAGCAGGTCACCGACCGGCTGACCGACCTGCGGACGCGAGTCGACCGCATCGAGGAGACCGCGGTCGAGGAGTTCAACGAGCACATGGCGACCGTCCTCGACATCTTGGAGTACGAGAACCTCGACCGCATCTGGATCGAGCGCCGGGAGACGGAGCGCCGCGAGGGCCGCCGCAAGGTCACCCGAACCCGCTTTGACCTGCACATCGTCCGGTCGTCGCCGGACGGGACGGCCTACGAGGACACGGTCGACCACCTCTCCGAGAGCGAGCGCGAGGTGACGGGGCTCGTGTTCGCGCTCGCGGGCTACCTCGTTCACGACGTCCACGAGACCGTGCCGTTCGTCTTACTCGACTCGCTGGAGGCCATCGACTCGGACCGGATCGCTCGCGTCGTCGACTACTTCCGGACCCACGCCGACTACCTCGTCGCCGCGCTGCTACCGGGCGACGCCGCCGCACTCCCCGACGAGCACGACTACGTCGAACAGATCGACTGA
- a CDS encoding class I SAM-dependent methyltransferase encodes MGRFQNTGQPDWDWWGRVWPTPGATLRRLGLAAGDHVVEIGSGNGYFALPAARVAGPATVYAVDVDAGLLRELDALATTQEVDNVTVVEGDARALPELLPEPVDFALFANAFHGVTDRAAFVESVAAVLADDGRFAVVNWRNRPREETTVDGEPRGPPTDLRLSPAETRRAVEGSGAFRLAAEVDLPPYHYGLVFER; translated from the coding sequence ATGGGCCGATTTCAGAACACGGGACAGCCGGATTGGGACTGGTGGGGGCGCGTGTGGCCAACGCCGGGGGCCACGCTCCGTCGGTTGGGGCTCGCGGCCGGGGACCACGTCGTCGAGATCGGCAGCGGCAACGGCTACTTCGCGCTGCCGGCGGCGCGGGTCGCCGGCCCCGCGACGGTGTACGCCGTCGATGTCGACGCCGGGTTGCTCCGCGAACTCGACGCGCTGGCGACGACCCAGGAGGTCGACAACGTCACCGTCGTCGAGGGGGACGCGCGAGCGCTCCCGGAGCTCCTCCCGGAGCCCGTGGACTTCGCGTTGTTTGCGAACGCGTTCCACGGCGTTACCGACCGAGCCGCGTTCGTCGAGAGCGTCGCCGCCGTCCTCGCCGACGACGGTCGGTTCGCCGTGGTGAACTGGCGCAATCGCCCGCGTGAGGAGACGACCGTCGACGGGGAGCCGCGCGGGCCGCCCACGGACCTGCGGCTCTCGCCGGCCGAAACGAGGCGGGCCGTCGAAGGCAGCGGTGCGTTCCGACTCGCAGCGGAGGTCGACCTGCCGCCGTACCACTACGGGCTCGTGTTCGAGCGCTGA
- a CDS encoding Sjogren's syndrome/scleroderma autoantigen 1 family protein produces MSDGFDKEAEREKLREKFADDEQKREHTQRMSELLLQGATMTNRHCDDCGDPIFRHDGQEFCPTCQTTGQQGGSGETATSDAQTATRPDADPTRANAHAGEREATDSPPGAAENGAAPSTGEQAPPAEGARPSAAQPADTTAARPSEPTTPRPSQTGAEPATTPQTGTETTAQPGAVDDARESLTRTLTRFARAAEATDDPRRARDHLRAAREAAEALRALD; encoded by the coding sequence ATGAGCGACGGGTTCGACAAAGAGGCCGAACGCGAGAAACTCCGCGAGAAGTTCGCAGATGACGAACAGAAGCGCGAACACACCCAGCGGATGTCCGAGCTACTCCTCCAGGGAGCGACGATGACGAACCGCCACTGCGACGACTGCGGCGACCCCATCTTCCGACACGACGGCCAGGAGTTCTGCCCGACGTGCCAGACGACCGGACAGCAGGGCGGTTCGGGAGAGACCGCGACGAGCGACGCACAGACCGCGACGCGGCCGGACGCCGATCCCACCCGAGCGAACGCCCACGCTGGCGAGCGGGAGGCGACCGACTCACCACCGGGCGCGGCCGAAAACGGCGCGGCACCGTCGACCGGCGAACAGGCGCCTCCCGCCGAGGGGGCCCGACCTTCGGCGGCACAGCCGGCCGACACCACCGCGGCGCGGCCCTCGGAGCCGACCACACCGAGGCCGTCGCAAACAGGCGCGGAGCCTGCGACCACACCCCAGACCGGGACCGAGACGACTGCGCAGCCGGGCGCGGTCGACGACGCCCGCGAGTCGCTGACGCGGACGCTGACGCGCTTCGCCCGCGCCGCCGAAGCGACCGACGACCCGCGTCGCGCACGCGACCACCTACGGGCGGCTCGCGAGGCCGCAGAGGCGCTGCGCGCGCTGGACTGA
- the sufU gene encoding Fe-S cluster assembly sulfur transfer protein SufU, whose amino-acid sequence MGLGSDMYRQQILDHYKNPRNYGELEDPDFTHVGENPSCGDTIRMEVALDDAGETIDSVRFTGDGCAISMASASMLSERLHGMAIEDLDALDTDDVTEMLGVDISPMRVKCAVLGRQVAQDGSKIHRGELDPDDRTKTEE is encoded by the coding sequence ATGGGACTGGGCTCGGACATGTACCGACAGCAGATCCTGGACCACTACAAGAACCCGCGCAACTACGGGGAACTCGAGGATCCGGACTTCACGCACGTCGGCGAGAACCCCTCCTGTGGCGACACGATCCGCATGGAGGTCGCCCTCGACGACGCGGGCGAGACCATCGACTCGGTGCGGTTCACCGGCGACGGCTGCGCCATCTCGATGGCCTCGGCGAGTATGCTCTCCGAGCGACTCCACGGGATGGCCATCGAGGACCTCGACGCGCTCGACACGGACGACGTCACGGAGATGCTCGGCGTCGACATCTCCCCGATGCGCGTGAAATGCGCCGTCCTCGGCCGACAGGTCGCCCAGGACGGCTCGAAGATCCACCGCGGCGAACTCGACCCCGACGACCGCACGAAGACGGAAGAGTAG